Below is a genomic region from Magnetococcales bacterium.
GAATCATTCTCTCCTGGGCAGATGGCTGCCAGCCTCCCTCAAAAAGCGGCTTCAGAGTTATCGTTTAAGACAATCCTTCCGCCGCATCAGCCGCAACTCCGGTTGTGACTGGACCATGTGCTTTTTGGCGACCGACAAGATGCAGCGTATTCGGACATTTATTCTCAGCCATGAGGTGGATTGAGGTGTATGGGGCGTGGAAAATGCTTGGGGTCTGGGGTATGAGATGAGGGTGGGATTATTCATTGCAGCTCAAGGATGGTGCTGGCTTGTGAAAGCGTCATCTGCATTCGAGCGGGGAACAGATCCCAACCAAGCTCTCTCCTACCCTACCATCCCTCCTCTCCCAGTAGCGGCACGAAGACACAGGGAAACTGTTTTTCCACCAGCGGAGTGGCACTGTTTTTTCGACGTACCAACGACAAATTTTGGCACCAGCGAGGGCCCATGGGGATCACCATTCGTCCGTGGCTTTGGTGGAGCTGTTCGAAAAGAGGCATGGGAAGGTTGGGGGCTGCGGCGGTGACGGAAATGGCATCAAAAGGAGCCAGCTCCGGCCAGCCCAGGGTGCCATCCCCCTCCACTCCCTGAATATTGGTCAACCCCAACGCTTTCCAGCGCTCCTTGGCTCCTGCCAAAAGCTCCCCAATCCGCTCCACCGCCACCACCTCTTTGGCCAGCAGGCTGAGCACTGCCGCCCCATACCCTGAACCCGCTCCGATCTCCAACACTCG
It encodes:
- a CDS encoding protein-L-isoaspartate(D-aspartate) O-methyltransferase — protein: MGRLPREKFVVPALVGHAYEDSPMPLSQGQTISQPYIVAVMAQLLELTGVERVLEIGAGSGYGAAVLSLLAKEVVAVERIGELLAGAKERWKALGLTNIQGVEGDGTLGWPELAPFDAISVTAAAPNLPMPLFEQLHQSHGRMVIPMGPRWCQNLSLVRRKNSATPLVEKQFPCVFVPLLGEEGW